A genomic stretch from Candidatus Obscuribacter sp. includes:
- a CDS encoding tetratricopeptide repeat protein: MTKRRLTTFATACTLCLGLAYASPGQSTELGGDDAGQFKSITVTKLAREGLAAAQSGNWPIALQKYSQATRQSGVDTSELNYGLFQAAARANDWNTAYSALENIFSKDPDAKPKMQAEYGQALTGIGRYEEAIPILKKALLTDDGNYLDQKLIAMGTKIRAPGDKTDRKAEDIIDIHKAPPTFEPPPLIKADEVNLNTSKAALNYPTLFSHSEFIAICTYKGYEKDRGGEITYFHPPIAIYHVDEILKGPPHGSHFPLRYEFHDRSGASAPKDWKFGPDKMPKKDEQFLIFVENFVPLRNAYEAFRGSYGRQPATEENKNAIYKIIEEHRGQQ; the protein is encoded by the coding sequence ATGACTAAGAGACGATTAACTACATTTGCAACTGCTTGCACACTCTGTCTGGGTTTGGCTTATGCCAGTCCCGGGCAGAGCACCGAGCTTGGTGGCGATGATGCCGGGCAGTTCAAATCTATTACTGTGACCAAGCTAGCTAGGGAAGGCCTGGCTGCCGCCCAATCAGGTAACTGGCCAATTGCCCTGCAAAAGTATTCGCAAGCCACCAGACAAAGCGGCGTGGATACTTCTGAACTTAACTATGGACTCTTCCAGGCTGCTGCCAGAGCCAATGATTGGAATACTGCTTATAGTGCGCTGGAGAATATCTTTAGTAAAGATCCTGATGCTAAGCCAAAAATGCAAGCTGAGTATGGTCAGGCTTTGACCGGTATCGGCCGCTATGAAGAAGCTATACCAATCCTTAAAAAAGCTCTTCTCACTGATGATGGCAATTATCTAGATCAAAAGCTTATCGCTATGGGCACTAAAATTCGCGCGCCTGGTGACAAGACAGATAGAAAAGCCGAGGATATTATCGATATCCACAAGGCGCCGCCAACGTTTGAGCCGCCGCCGCTAATCAAGGCTGATGAGGTCAATCTCAATACTTCCAAAGCGGCCTTAAACTATCCTACTTTGTTCAGTCACTCTGAGTTTATTGCAATTTGTACCTACAAAGGCTACGAAAAGGATAGAGGCGGAGAAATCACATATTTCCACCCGCCAATTGCTATCTATCATGTCGACGAGATTCTCAAAGGACCGCCTCATGGTTCGCATTTCCCTCTGCGTTATGAGTTTCACGATCGCAGCGGAGCCAGTGCCCCTAAAGACTGGAAGTTTGGCCCAGATAAGATGCCTAAAAAGGACGAACAGTTTTTGATCTTTGTGGAAAATTTTGTCCCACTTAGAAATGCTTATGAGGCTTTTAGAGGTAGCTATGGTCGTCAACCTGCCACCGAAGAAAACAAAAATGCTATCTACAAAATCATTGAGGAGCACCGCGGTCAGCAGTAG
- a CDS encoding tetratricopeptide repeat protein has protein sequence MWERYNVLAQNAMGQGKPGEAEAQFKLAVAEAEKFDPKDPRLPSSLNNLANCLRQQAKYAEAEACYKRALEIKQKAVGPLHQDLISIYENYAKMLRAAGRDSEANKMDQHARAIFMKS, from the coding sequence ATGTGGGAAAGATACAACGTGCTCGCCCAAAATGCGATGGGTCAGGGCAAGCCAGGCGAGGCAGAGGCTCAATTTAAGCTCGCTGTAGCAGAAGCCGAAAAATTTGATCCCAAAGATCCCAGACTACCGTCATCTCTCAACAACCTGGCTAATTGTCTGCGCCAACAGGCAAAATATGCAGAGGCTGAAGCCTGTTATAAAAGAGCTCTTGAAATCAAACAAAAAGCTGTTGGTCCCTTACATCAAGACCTGATAAGCATCTACGAAAATTATGCCAAAATGCTGAGAGCCGCTGGTCGCGATAGTGAAGCAAACAAAATGGACCAGCATGCCCGCGCCATCTTTATGAAAAGCTAA
- a CDS encoding homogentisate 1,2-dioxygenase, producing MTGFANHFSSEAEPDTIPIGQNSPQKVNHGLYAEQLSGSSFVMARHENLRSWQYRIRPSVLHAKFERISNKDLRSRPFNEVEPCPNQFRWDPFALPQSPTDFIDGLITIAGNGDSSSLRGSAVHVYSCNQDMTDRFFYNSDGDMLFVPEQNGLELRTEFGIINIKAGEIAVIPRGIKFQVRLPQQTARGYVLENYGPPFKLPGLGPIGANGLANPRDFLTPEAWYENVSGDFVLTSKFCGNLFNAKINHSPLDVVGWHGNYVPYKYDLSRFNVINTVSFDHPDPSIFTVLTSPSEVPGTANVDFVIFPPRWMVAENTFRPPYYHRNVMSEYMGLIFGVYDAKQTGFVPGGGSLHNTLSAHGPDRDTFDKASSTELKPVYQGNTLAFMFESSLPYIPTRLALDSPQLQKDYLSCWQELPVNFTINGAK from the coding sequence ATGACTGGTTTTGCCAATCATTTCTCTTCGGAAGCAGAGCCGGACACGATTCCTATTGGTCAAAACTCGCCGCAAAAAGTCAATCACGGACTTTATGCCGAACAGTTGAGTGGTAGTTCTTTTGTCATGGCTAGACACGAAAACTTACGCAGCTGGCAATATCGCATCAGACCTTCGGTGCTGCATGCCAAGTTTGAACGTATCTCCAACAAAGATTTGCGCTCAAGACCTTTTAACGAAGTAGAACCCTGCCCCAATCAATTTAGATGGGATCCTTTTGCTCTGCCTCAGTCACCCACTGACTTTATCGATGGTCTGATCACTATCGCCGGCAATGGTGACAGCTCATCTTTGAGAGGATCGGCAGTACATGTCTATAGCTGCAATCAAGACATGACCGACCGCTTCTTTTACAATTCAGACGGCGATATGCTCTTTGTGCCAGAGCAAAACGGACTTGAGCTGCGCACCGAGTTTGGTATCATCAATATCAAAGCGGGAGAGATTGCAGTCATTCCCCGTGGTATCAAATTCCAAGTGAGATTGCCCCAGCAAACTGCCCGTGGCTATGTCCTCGAAAACTACGGACCACCTTTTAAACTACCTGGGCTTGGACCAATCGGAGCCAATGGTCTGGCTAACCCCAGAGACTTTTTGACTCCCGAGGCCTGGTACGAAAATGTCAGCGGCGACTTTGTCCTCACATCCAAGTTTTGCGGCAATTTGTTTAACGCCAAAATCAACCACTCGCCCCTCGATGTTGTGGGCTGGCACGGCAACTATGTGCCCTACAAATATGACTTGTCACGCTTTAACGTTATAAATACAGTCAGCTTTGACCATCCAGATCCATCCATTTTTACTGTGCTTACTTCGCCCTCCGAAGTCCCCGGCACAGCCAATGTGGATTTTGTGATTTTTCCGCCAAGATGGATGGTGGCCGAAAACACTTTTAGACCGCCCTACTATCACCGCAATGTCATGAGCGAATACATGGGTCTAATCTTTGGTGTCTATGATGCCAAGCAAACAGGATTTGTACCCGGCGGCGGCTCCCTGCACAATACGCTTTCGGCTCATGGACCTGACCGCGATACTTTTGACAAAGCCAGCTCTACCGAGCTAAAGCCTGTTTATCAGGGCAATACTCTGGCATTTATGTTTGAGAGCAGCCTGCCGTACATACCGACCAGACTGGCCCTCGACTCGCCGCAGTTGCAAAAGGACTATCTTTCGTGCTGGCAAGAGCTTCCTGTAAATTTCACCATCAATGGCGCTAAGTAG
- the proC gene encoding pyrroline-5-carboxylate reductase, giving the protein MLSGKKVAVIGVGKLGEALIAGLVKDGAIKAKDVTGTVAREASLTRVQERLGIDVSLDNKKCVRGADIILLAVKPQNMDKVLREIADELTVDQLLISVAASVSTTFVQERVKANMPVIRAMPNTPCVINAGMTGLCGGAHATQDHLKSCEAIFACVGKTVFVDESLMDAVTALSASGPAYLYVVIESLAEAGVKLGIPREISTLLAAQTMYGASKMVLETKAHPALLKDTVTTPAGCTIDGLMELEEGKLRVTLIKAVVKAAERARELVNVQTKIAK; this is encoded by the coding sequence ATGCTCAGTGGTAAAAAAGTCGCAGTCATAGGCGTAGGCAAACTAGGCGAGGCGCTTATTGCCGGGCTTGTCAAAGACGGTGCCATCAAAGCTAAGGACGTCACTGGCACGGTCGCGCGCGAAGCGTCGCTGACCCGAGTGCAGGAGCGTCTTGGCATTGATGTTTCGCTCGACAACAAAAAATGTGTGCGCGGCGCAGATATTATCCTCTTAGCTGTCAAACCTCAAAACATGGATAAAGTGCTACGCGAAATAGCCGACGAGCTGACAGTTGACCAGCTTTTGATCTCAGTAGCAGCGTCAGTCTCAACTACCTTTGTCCAAGAACGCGTCAAAGCCAATATGCCGGTGATAAGGGCTATGCCCAATACTCCCTGTGTCATCAATGCTGGCATGACAGGGCTGTGTGGTGGTGCCCATGCCACTCAGGACCACCTCAAATCTTGCGAGGCGATTTTTGCCTGTGTCGGCAAAACAGTCTTTGTAGATGAGAGTTTGATGGACGCTGTCACCGCATTATCAGCCAGTGGTCCAGCTTACCTATATGTAGTGATCGAATCTCTAGCAGAAGCTGGTGTCAAGCTGGGCATACCAAGAGAAATTTCCACCTTACTAGCAGCCCAAACCATGTACGGTGCCTCAAAAATGGTGCTTGAAACAAAAGCTCATCCAGCCTTGCTTAAAGATACAGTGACAACTCCAGCTGGCTGCACCATCGATGGTTTGATGGAATTAGAAGAAGGCAAACTGAGAGTGACTTTGATCAAAGCCGTAGTCAAAGCCGCAGAGAGAGCCCGTGAGCTAGTCAACGTCCAGACCAAGATTGCAAAATAA
- a CDS encoding HIT family protein translates to MPAQNDQEQKSNSQPCLICDRAAAEGEARFIYQSEHYRVRHSDETDLSGYLIVESRRHFLDLSHATPGEADDLGAVIARATRAIHIFCQPQRVYSFTLAEAVPHFHMHLIPRAADLDSAYVGRGIMAYPLNPALAPQKRQEVAAQLQKILSQSA, encoded by the coding sequence ATGCCCGCACAAAATGACCAGGAGCAAAAGTCTAATAGTCAGCCCTGCTTGATATGTGACCGGGCAGCTGCCGAGGGCGAGGCGCGCTTTATCTACCAGAGCGAGCATTACCGGGTAAGACACTCCGACGAGACCGACCTGAGTGGTTATTTGATAGTGGAGTCCAGACGGCATTTTTTGGACTTGAGCCATGCCACACCAGGCGAAGCAGATGATCTGGGAGCAGTCATTGCCAGAGCGACCAGAGCCATCCATATATTTTGCCAACCCCAGAGGGTTTATAGCTTTACCCTGGCTGAGGCTGTACCGCACTTTCATATGCATCTGATCCCACGGGCCGCTGACTTAGACAGTGCCTATGTCGGGCGCGGCATCATGGCTTATCCTCTAAACCCAGCACTGGCGCCGCAAAAACGCCAGGAGGTAGCAGCACAACTGCAAAAGATACTGAGCCAGTCAGCGTAA
- a CDS encoding DUF2207 domain-containing protein has protein sequence MLAQPAKAEDIVSSIDMEARAERDSTVVVKEQISVKFDGKSRFFERTIPLVSPDGPFVSKDGVKQGAIRHLGFRLIKVSGQKGPCYYQIKSGANAAVLRIGEPGKTLSGSKQYTVEYLLRRAFDFGDERATLPFYVLRADNPYRVDYLSTRLVLPQKVLPAKLDGSIEVPNSAGSKPTWQSRVDKSDGLLMFTVSDLPAGTACVFRAGLPAQVLDKPSWLQSAGQFAVDWYPLFFLPALTVFAILATWFNFGLRPLAGYQPLSADAAGFWLAPIELAALLRGRTDRRDIALCLLDLARRGFLQVFAIDTDGAGLALKRRFAFSSEISGDGLQRTIDDEQLASYEREILEHLFTDGSGQHPLMIDDFASAAPRLGNAWDSINKHIFDKEIFWGRPGSFGYAALTMGILMIVLGLIMTSAFAYQPAGPWGLGLVASGIVSLVMARLMPVYTVRGLKMRASARAALKAHGITDGDKLPDDKLPMQWHLELSGQNLQSQLPWCNMTGGDPQSVSKGLSAVVDKLNDALAPLP, from the coding sequence TTGCTGGCACAACCGGCAAAGGCAGAGGACATCGTCAGCTCCATTGATATGGAGGCGAGAGCTGAGCGCGACTCCACGGTGGTGGTCAAAGAGCAAATATCCGTCAAGTTTGACGGCAAGAGTCGCTTTTTTGAGCGCACTATTCCTCTGGTAAGTCCTGATGGACCTTTTGTCAGTAAAGACGGGGTTAAGCAGGGCGCTATCAGACATCTTGGTTTTAGATTGATCAAAGTGTCCGGTCAAAAAGGACCTTGCTATTATCAAATCAAGTCAGGCGCAAATGCAGCGGTGCTGCGCATTGGCGAGCCTGGTAAGACACTCAGTGGTAGCAAACAATATACAGTAGAGTATCTTTTGCGCCGCGCTTTTGACTTTGGCGATGAGCGTGCCACCTTGCCCTTTTATGTGCTCAGGGCTGACAATCCATATAGAGTCGATTATCTCTCCACGCGCTTAGTGCTACCGCAAAAGGTCTTGCCAGCCAAGCTGGATGGCTCTATCGAGGTGCCCAATAGCGCTGGCTCTAAGCCCACCTGGCAAAGCCGTGTGGACAAGAGCGATGGGCTTTTGATGTTTACTGTATCTGACTTGCCAGCGGGCACTGCTTGTGTCTTTAGAGCCGGCTTGCCAGCTCAGGTACTGGATAAGCCCAGTTGGCTACAAAGCGCTGGTCAATTTGCAGTTGATTGGTATCCTCTGTTTTTTTTACCGGCACTAACTGTTTTTGCCATTCTTGCTACCTGGTTTAATTTTGGGCTCAGACCCCTGGCTGGTTATCAACCACTGAGTGCCGATGCTGCTGGCTTTTGGCTGGCGCCAATTGAGCTGGCTGCCTTACTGAGAGGACGCACAGACAGACGTGACATAGCGCTATGTCTATTGGATTTGGCTCGTCGGGGCTTTTTGCAGGTTTTTGCTATCGACACAGACGGCGCTGGTTTGGCCCTCAAGAGACGTTTTGCTTTTAGCTCAGAGATAAGCGGCGACGGCTTGCAGCGCACTATAGATGACGAGCAACTGGCAAGTTATGAGCGCGAGATACTGGAGCACTTATTTACTGATGGCTCTGGTCAGCATCCATTGATGATTGATGACTTTGCCAGCGCCGCTCCTAGACTAGGTAATGCCTGGGACTCTATAAATAAGCATATTTTTGACAAAGAAATATTCTGGGGCAGACCAGGATCCTTTGGCTATGCTGCTTTGACCATGGGCATTTTAATGATTGTGCTTGGTTTGATTATGACTTCTGCCTTTGCTTATCAGCCTGCTGGTCCGTGGGGACTGGGGCTCGTAGCCTCTGGTATAGTATCGCTGGTGATGGCACGGCTGATGCCTGTTTATACTGTGCGCGGTCTCAAAATGCGTGCGTCAGCAAGGGCTGCACTCAAAGCGCATGGCATAACTGATGGCGATAAACTGCCTGATGATAAGCTACCGATGCAGTGGCATCTGGAACTATCTGGGCAAAATTTGCAGTCTCAATTGCCCTGGTGCAATATGACCGGCGGTGATCCACAATCGGTCAGTAAGGGTTTATCGGCTGTGGTGGACAAACTTAACGACGCTCTGGCGCCTTTGCCATAA
- a CDS encoding diguanylate cyclase, translating to MAKEIVIVDSDQHFIKLVASVLEGRGHKIKSATTLKEAEPLLQDVCDLVILSSPLNDSTELPWLLERRRSGFTAKLILVGAGKQHVDSIKSKITADHAISLVVHKPLIPYIFGAQVDRLFDDDRSEAAAQKMKDFETMFLALVSKYARVLPNRINELAEAIEKAKQDPTNIELTEEVRNIAHKIKGTGGSLGFRRVSELMGFIEDTAINLQQRPKEEQLIAWADVDRKLLEVKEAGDSECQEINEAVASSGHKPQPAPHNPAMTRILVVDDDRGFLDIVSELGKQRLVDIVQASGIKEALEQAVVYPLDAALINVVPENPELCFSLARQLRELPGYENLPLAFVSGQALVKDRVEAAHAGASLYLDKPLQSDALEKAVQHLVNIRQGGRPRILICDDDEFFCNTVALVLRNEGMIVRILNDPAKILDTMQEYPPELLLLDVMMPGVTGFEVCRMLRQIPRWQDLPIIFLTGQTGVEARLEAFRSGGDDYLPKPVVNEELLTRVKVRLDRSRMLRDRSDKDTTTGLLLRRAFSEQLSAILAEAQRLKSTFTVCLLDVDHFKKVNDTYGHLAGDKVLAGLGQLLSRRFRVDDLRGRWGGEEFMLAFKRETKATMHLAVQRVLDEFRSITFSGDKGEEFCNSFSGGIAEYPIDGESVFELVKIADARLYQAKKRGRNQIVLDNDIFEEVKSESSEASVGH from the coding sequence ATGGCAAAAGAAATCGTTATAGTGGACAGCGACCAGCATTTTATCAAGCTGGTCGCTTCTGTACTGGAAGGGCGAGGGCACAAAATCAAAAGTGCCACCACTCTCAAAGAAGCCGAACCTCTGCTCCAAGATGTTTGCGATCTAGTAATTTTGTCTAGTCCACTTAACGATAGTACTGAGCTGCCCTGGCTACTGGAGCGCAGGCGCAGTGGATTTACAGCCAAGCTTATACTGGTGGGAGCCGGTAAGCAGCATGTAGACTCCATCAAAAGCAAAATCACAGCCGACCATGCGATATCACTGGTGGTGCACAAGCCACTTATACCTTATATCTTTGGCGCGCAGGTAGACCGACTCTTTGACGACGATCGCTCCGAAGCTGCCGCTCAAAAAATGAAAGACTTTGAGACAATGTTTTTAGCACTTGTCTCAAAATATGCCAGAGTCCTACCTAATCGCATCAATGAGCTTGCCGAAGCAATCGAAAAAGCCAAGCAAGATCCTACCAACATAGAACTCACTGAAGAAGTGCGCAATATCGCTCACAAAATCAAAGGCACTGGTGGCTCGCTGGGCTTTAGACGAGTATCTGAGCTGATGGGCTTTATCGAAGACACTGCCATCAATTTGCAGCAAAGACCTAAAGAAGAACAACTAATCGCTTGGGCAGACGTAGACCGCAAATTGCTGGAAGTCAAAGAAGCAGGCGACTCTGAATGTCAGGAAATCAATGAAGCGGTAGCAAGCTCAGGACACAAACCACAGCCAGCACCGCACAATCCAGCCATGACCAGGATACTGGTGGTGGACGATGACCGGGGCTTTTTGGATATAGTCTCAGAACTCGGCAAGCAAAGACTCGTGGATATAGTCCAGGCCTCTGGCATAAAAGAAGCACTGGAGCAAGCTGTAGTCTACCCTCTGGATGCCGCACTGATAAATGTGGTGCCCGAAAATCCAGAGCTGTGCTTTAGTCTGGCCAGACAACTGAGAGAATTACCTGGCTACGAAAACCTCCCTCTGGCCTTTGTCTCCGGACAGGCTCTGGTCAAAGACAGAGTAGAGGCTGCCCACGCTGGAGCCTCACTATATCTAGACAAACCGCTGCAATCAGACGCCCTCGAAAAAGCTGTACAGCACTTAGTCAACATCCGACAGGGTGGCCGACCACGTATTTTGATTTGCGACGATGATGAGTTTTTCTGTAATACAGTGGCACTGGTACTGCGCAATGAAGGCATGATCGTGCGCATTCTCAATGACCCGGCAAAAATCCTCGATACCATGCAAGAATATCCACCTGAGCTACTTTTGCTCGACGTGATGATGCCTGGCGTGACCGGCTTTGAAGTCTGTCGTATGCTCAGACAGATACCACGCTGGCAAGATTTACCAATCATCTTTTTAACGGGTCAAACCGGTGTCGAAGCTAGACTGGAAGCATTCCGCTCTGGCGGCGACGATTATCTGCCCAAGCCTGTTGTAAACGAAGAACTGTTGACCAGAGTAAAAGTCAGGCTAGACCGCTCTCGCATGCTCAGAGATCGTTCTGACAAAGACACAACGACAGGACTACTTTTGAGACGCGCCTTTAGTGAACAGCTGAGCGCCATACTAGCCGAAGCACAAAGACTCAAATCGACTTTTACTGTTTGTCTGCTTGATGTGGACCATTTTAAAAAGGTCAATGACACATATGGTCACTTGGCTGGCGACAAAGTTTTGGCCGGATTGGGGCAGCTGCTATCCAGACGCTTTAGGGTAGATGACCTGCGCGGTAGATGGGGCGGTGAAGAATTTATGCTGGCTTTTAAGCGCGAAACAAAAGCGACAATGCATCTAGCTGTGCAACGCGTGCTTGATGAATTTCGCAGTATCACATTTAGTGGTGACAAAGGCGAGGAGTTTTGCAACAGCTTTAGTGGTGGCATCGCCGAATATCCTATCGATGGTGAATCAGTCTTTGAACTGGTAAAAATCGCCGACGCTAGACTCTATCAAGCTAAAAAACGAGGACGCAATCAAATTGTCCTCGATAACGACATCTTTGAAGAAGTCAAAAGCGAAAGCAGCGAAGCCTCTGTCGGGCACTAA